Genomic window (Balearica regulorum gibbericeps isolate bBalReg1 chromosome Z, bBalReg1.pri, whole genome shotgun sequence):
TCAGTGTGCAATCTGTCCACTTAGAGAGCAAACTGCCCTGTAAGTGGTCGGTGTCTCTAGAATATGTGGGATTTGGGACAACTTCTCATGTTTTGAGCGCTGCAGCCTCTTCGTAGCTGCACCTGAGGTCAAAGTACTGGGGCAAAGTGATGTGGGTCATCCTTAAGAACTCTGTGAAATCACCCAACTCATTCACAGCTGCTCAAGATCCCAGCAGTATAATGTGAATGTAGTAAAGGGAACTAGAGATTTTCCCTAAAATCCAACTAACTGCCCGCTATGAAGGTGGCTCATGACTTGACACACATCCAGGCTCTCTGTAATTTCAGCTGTGGGTCCACAGTCTTCGCTTCTCTCGATAAACAGAGGGCAGTCAGACTTTATCcagctttcttctgcatttgatGTGGCCGAGTGCATGGCACTAGGGAACTTATCAGCTCTACCAGAGCTTGTGCACAATGGCAGTGCCAgaattggaaaataattttgcaatccatcagaatttctgaaatatttgagaaaaagagTGATAAGGTGGCATGTAGCAAAtgcctctccttcctgccttAAAAGGCAAGGTGAGTAATTATATCCAGAGTCTCTcaaaaaactgtttttcttataCCATTAGTGCAGAGAAGTAGTGGGGCTTGCAGAGGAGCATACAGCGGGAACAGAATATGTCAATGGCATATAAATAACTGTGAATATACAATCTGGGCCCAGCGAGCTGGAAACTACCACCTGAATCTCTTTCTAGATGAGTGGCATGTTCGAAACCTGGCTGGACAGCTTGGTATCCGCTCTtcaggagagggagaaggatgcTAACGTGGTCGTGGTGGATTGGCTTTCGCTTGCCCACCAGCTCTATACCGATGCTGTGAACAACACGCAGATTGTTGGAAAAAGCATAGCGAGGCTGCTTGACTGGTTACAGGTAACGCAAGTTAAGAACGGTCTCTGTTGTAATGCTCCGTGAAGGACTGTTGCACAAGGGAACGGAGTATTCACCAGCTCCAACGCTCACGAGTGGGGCAGGCTCTGGTGTAATCCAAACCCCGAGGCCTGGCAGGGCGATGGGTCATAGCTAAGGTGCTGTGCTCAGCCCTGGCACGAGCAACCGCTGCGGTGCTTTCCTGGGGGACACCGCTTTGCAGCGTGCTCGGATCAGTGATGCTGAAGCGGGCTTCAAAATCGGGAGTCGTTCCTTCTGTCTGAGCAACCTGAACTGAGGGGTTGGGCATTCAAAGTCAACGTTGGCTCGGCAAGAGggtggaaaaggagaaggaaaaggctCACGGTGCTACACCTGGCACGTGAGTCCGTGGCCAGTACCGAGGACTgctggcagctccctgggggaaggctgctgcagatgctgctttACCAAATTAATATTATAAATGGGGTGAGAAGCTGGGTACTGTGGTAGAGGTCACGCCACAAGTGCCATCCAAACCATTCAACTTTTCTTGATGAAATAAAGAATGAAGCATGCTtttctgccccctccctccaaTCTATTCTTAGAATTGGACTTTAGAGTTCTGCAGATAGGAACAGTGCCAGATGCCCTGAAAGACAGGGggataaattactttttttttttcttgtaggaGAACCCGCTCTTCCAGCTCAAGAACGTCCACCTGATTGGGTACAGCCTGGGTGCCCACgttgctggttttgctggtaACCATGTCCATGGGACAATAGGCAGAATTACAGGCAAGTGGCTTTTTAAGCAGTCTCTTACCTTTCCTTAGCAGAAGGGAGTTTCCTTGAAGAGACTTGTTTCCTGTGTTGCTGCaatgttggtttgggtttgctcAGTCAGAAATGACCTGTGGCAGCAATGGGGAACATGGGTCTCTTCACATGGGAAAGCGTCTTAATTTTGAACCCCAAATGCAGGGGAAGTTTGATTAAAAACCTTTCGGAGGACAACCTGAGTCTATTTGAAGTTAAATGTGGGTTCAAAACAAGTCCAGCTCAAGCCCTTACTATCCAAATCCTAAGCCTTTGAGGGATACTGTTTCTGTAATTATAGCTCAAACTAATGGAAGTGAGAGCTATTGGGTGCAGTTTGTCTCATAAGATGGTtggtccaaaaaaaaaagaaaacaaacccaaaacaaatccAACCACTCATTCAGAAAGTATCATGAAGGGAGTACTGCTGACTCCACAGGAAAGCTGATTTCAACACATGAGAACTTAGGGCATGGTACAAGGGGTTACATTAAGCATTTAAATATGACAATGGCAGTGATAATTGCTCAGAGCCTAGcaataaatatctgtatttgattaaagaggggaaaaaaaaaaatcacttagcAGGCAAGTTGGGGAATGGTTCAGGAGCACAGCTTCAGGTTGGGGGTGAGGCTTACAGGTTAGCCAAAAGTCCCAAACCCAACATGGGATCTCAGATGCAGGAATTACCTGGCTGCTGCTTAAACTTGTATTAGTCCCTCCATGTATCCAGTCTGAAAATAGACTGAATGGAGCCAAGGCAGCTTTGGCTACTGACAGTCTCTGTGGGGTGCAAGACCTCTTCTGGTGTTCAGTCATCTGCTACCTCTTGAAGTATCTCTTCACCGTGACCTAGCAAAGACTCATTGCTTCCAATGGGCAATCCAAAACCATCACTGTAGAGCAAACTGGTGCTACTACTGGGTTGTATTGCACCAAAAGTGTTATGGGACATCTTCGCTTGTTCCCTCAGTGAGCCCATGGTGAAGAGATCTTGGGGGACAGTATTTGCAGTGAGGCAGGGATGGTCTGTGTGGCATCTGGTTAggagggctgctggcagcaggctcctggctgTATTCTGTAGGAAAGTACCCAATTTCTTACCTGGCATCTTGCGTACTGTCTCTAACACCAGGCTTGGATCCGGCTGGCCCTATGTTTGAAGGAGTGGACCCTAGCAAGCGCCTCTCCCCTGATGATGCTAACTTTGTGGATGTCCTTCACACCTACACAAGGGAAACACTAGGTGTTAGCATTGGGATCCAGATGCCTGTAGGCCATGTTGACATCTACCCCAATGGGGGAGACTTCCAGCCTGGCTGTGGATTAAGTGATGTCTTGGGAGCAATTGCCTATGGGAGTAAGTTCTCACTACTTATTTTGCCTCTGGTCAGTGTAGGCTCGTCACAAATAGACTTGAGTTGATGCTGGGGGATGATCTGATTTACAAGAGCAGagcaaactattttttccttctaaactACCTGTACTACTTGAGATAGTTGCTAGAAACTAGACTTGCTTTTAATTCTGAAGTAGCATGTTCTCAGTCTAACACCTGATCATAAACTATGGTCTTATGCTAGGTCTAGAATCTTCTTTCAATCACTTGTCATGGCAGGCACTAAATGACAAGTCCTCTTCAAGTGTCTTGCACTAATGTCTTAAATTGCTAGCCTTTGAAAAACGTTCAAGTTTGGCCTCGCTCAACTCACGTTGGGCTACAAAGTCATATAGCTCACTGTATCTTACCAGCTGCTGGGGTGGCACATGCTTAAACAAAATGTATCCCTTGCAACTCTGCTTCTCTAGCAATTGGTGAAGTTGTTAAATGTGAACATGAGCGGTCTGTGTACCTCTTCGTGGACTCCCTTGTGAACCAAGACAAACAAAGCTTCGCATTTCAATGTACCGATTCCAGTCGCTTCAAGAAGGGCATCTGCCTGAGCTGCCGGAAGAACCGCTGCAACGGTATTGGCTACAATGCCAAGAAAACACGgaataaaagaaacagcaagatgTACTTAAAAACAAGAGCTGATATGCCGTTCAAAGGTATGCTTTCCCTCTTAAAGAGAGCATAATCTCATCCCTAGGAGTGGACTCCCAAGATCAATGTTGGGAAAGATGCAGATGTAAAGGAGTAGCATCACCTCAAAGCAGCGCAGCACCAGGCGTTAGTCTCTTGCCGTCACCTGGCTGCGTTGCTCTCCTGTGGCATTACTGTGCTCCTTCCTCCAGGTGAAACCCACAGGGCTCTGGCCATGAGGACACTCTGCCTTTCCAGCAGGACTACAGTTTATGCATGTCATACTTGCAAggcaccccccccgcccccgaatCTTAGAGCAGTGTAAAAGGTTTGGGGATCCCTTCCCTGAGTGCACCTGCTGTTGTTGTGTAAATGTCACCTTTGTAGTCAGtaagggcaggaggaagggactGATGATATCTGAATAAACACAGGACCTAGCCTTTGCTAGCCAACTCTATTTCACAAAGAGCAGTGCTGAACAATGTTGTCTCTCAACCAAGTTGCTTCCATCTATGCTCTCCTTGTTTCTCTCCAGTCTACCATTATCAGATGAAAATGCATGTCTTCAGCTACAAGAGCTTGGGAGAGGCCGATCCCACTTTCTCCGTCACCCTTCATGGCACCAATGGAGACTCTGAACCTCTCTCTTTAGAAATGTAAGTAAGGTGGCCTGTTGTGCTTACCCATGTAAGAAGGCCACTAGGACTAGACAAGGTGgcatcattatttttcctctggtaACCCTAACATTTCACCTGAGCCTAGCAGCCTCACTTCTTCACtattcaaaaaaaccaaaaacttccCAGTAGCTTAATTATAATTTGTTGCTGAGAAAGCAATTTGATGTGCCCAGTCCTCTGCATACTTCATTGCTGAAGTGCTTcgttttgctttgcctttctaCCATTTGAATGTAGTCTGAAGGCACCCATATCTCTGGAGGCATTGACGACCTCCTTTAGCCTCTCCCAGAAGAAACATAAGGCATGAAATTCACCTTTAAGCTGTGGAAGGATGGCTGAGCTGAATACAAGATGCATTTCATTGAACCAGCTATCCAAGCTCACTTTCTTTAGTGTAATCAGTAATTAACTGGTGACAGTTGAACGTGGAGCACTTGATAAGCCACAAAGGGCTCTGTTTAACTTCTTGCATGGAATGAATGAGCATCTGGCACGCTTCCATACGGAAGAAATACTGaatctctctctgtctttcaggCTTGATCAAATTGGTCTAAATGCTACTAACACCTTCCTGGTCTATACTGAAGAAGACATGggtgagcttttaaaaataaagctcacCTGGGAGGGAACATCTCAGTCATGGTATGATCTGTGGAAAGAGCTGAAGAGCTACTGGTATCGGCCTGTGAAGTCTTCCAAGGAACTGCATATCAGACGTATACGTGTGAAATCTGGGGAAACGCAACAAAGGTAATAGTTGTGTTAGACCACATGTGAGCTGCCTTGAAACGTCAatcaaaaggagaaatattcAGAATCTAGCAAGAAAAGTTGGGGGTTTGAATTTAGCTGGTATCCTGACCTGTCTTTCATCTTTAGTGATGACCTTTTAGCACCAGTTAATGCTCCCTCATGGTGTAGGAGAGTGGGTTATGTGCCAGCTTGAGGTTGCAAACTAGGCTTTAAGCAAAAGTAGTCCCTGCAGATCAGAGatgttcttttgctttatttagatACTGTGACACTGTCTTGCCAGCCCTTGAGGATTAAATTAGCCTACTTTAAGATGGCTTAGATAGTACTTTAACCCTTCAGGTATGAACAATGccaaaaatactgaaacataGATGGGCATGATTGTTTACTGTGTGCTGATTTGACAGAACAAGCTAGACCTAAAACTACAACCAGTAATATGGTGACACCAACTCCTTAAGAGCTACGTTGCTCTTTCCAAGATCTCTGTAACTGGAAAGCTATATGAGCAACCAACAAGAAGCAAAGCTGCCAACCATGTAGCAGTGCACCCCCAAACCTTGTGTTAGTGCTCTTCTGAGAGTAACCCAGATCTGTCAAAGACCAGCAGTTAATATTGACAGTTTTCCCATCTTTCTCAGAGCTTTAAATAAGCATCTCCTATCATTTGTAAGGTATTCTGCATCCTAGTTTCTACAATCTATGAAACATAGAGGTAATAGAAACAAAGAtctccaaataaaatattaaagtagGAAATAACATAGCCATTGTGGTGGcttgacccaggctggaggccaggtgtcccccaaagctgctctgtcactgccctcctcagctgggcaggggagagaaaatataacgagaggctcatgggttgaaataaggacagggagagatcgttcACTAATTACTgacatgggcaaaacagactcaacttcagaaaaaaattaatctaatttattactgagcaaatcagagtagagcaatgagaaataaacccaaatcttaaactACTTtccacccacccctccctttGGCTCAGCTtccctccccatttctctccctcctcccccccagcggcacagggggacagggagtgggggttatggtcagttcatcacacggtgtctctgctgctccttcctcctcagggggaggactcctcacactctgcccctgctccagcctgggggccctcccacaggagacagtccttcatgaacttctccaacatgagtccttcccacgggctgcagttcttcaccaactgctccagcgtgggtcccccacagggtcacaagtcctgccagcaaacttgctctgatgtggggtcctccacaggctgcaggtggaatctctgctccccatcatcctccctccatgggctgcagggggacagcctgcttcaccatggtcttcaccacgggctgcagggggatctctgctccggtgcctggagcacctcctgcccctccttctgcactgacctgggtgtctgcagagtttcttacatcttctcactcctctctctagctgaaaatgctgctcctagggttgttttttttcccttcttaactctgttaccccagaggcactaccaccatccCTGAttgccttggccagcagtgggtccgtcttggagccggctggcattggctctgtcagacacaggggaagcttctagcaacttctcacagaagccacccctgtagcccccctgctaccaa
Coding sequences:
- the LIPG gene encoding endothelial lipase isoform X2, which gives rise to MRRLVLLLCTGVTCCIAAGSAPRVAETALPAGDAAELLEDGQERVPAPKLQVKFQLRSSQDAEEDGCTLTVGQHERLEDCKFNVTAKTFFIIHGWTMSGMFETWLDSLVSALQEREKDANVVVVDWLSLAHQLYTDAVNNTQIVGKSIARLLDWLQENPLFQLKNVHLIGYSLGAHVAGFAGNHVHGTIGRITAIGEVVKCEHERSVYLFVDSLVNQDKQSFAFQCTDSSRFKKGICLSCRKNRCNGIGYNAKKTRNKRNSKMYLKTRADMPFKVYHYQMKMHVFSYKSLGEADPTFSVTLHGTNGDSEPLSLEMLDQIGLNATNTFLVYTEEDMGELLKIKLTWEGTSQSWYDLWKELKSYWYRPVKSSKELHIRRIRVKSGETQQRFAFCVEDSQLTSISPGKELWFVKCTEEWQKRSVSNLL
- the LIPG gene encoding endothelial lipase isoform X1, which gives rise to MRRLVLLLCTGVTCCIAAGSAPRVAETALPAGDAAELLEDGQERVPAPKLQVKFQLRSSQDAEEDGCTLTVGQHERLEDCKFNVTAKTFFIIHGWTMSGMFETWLDSLVSALQEREKDANVVVVDWLSLAHQLYTDAVNNTQIVGKSIARLLDWLQENPLFQLKNVHLIGYSLGAHVAGFAGNHVHGTIGRITGLDPAGPMFEGVDPSKRLSPDDANFVDVLHTYTRETLGVSIGIQMPVGHVDIYPNGGDFQPGCGLSDVLGAIAYGTIGEVVKCEHERSVYLFVDSLVNQDKQSFAFQCTDSSRFKKGICLSCRKNRCNGIGYNAKKTRNKRNSKMYLKTRADMPFKVYHYQMKMHVFSYKSLGEADPTFSVTLHGTNGDSEPLSLEMLDQIGLNATNTFLVYTEEDMGELLKIKLTWEGTSQSWYDLWKELKSYWYRPVKSSKELHIRRIRVKSGETQQRFAFCVEDSQLTSISPGKELWFVKCTEEWQKRSVSNLL